Proteins from one Bacillota bacterium genomic window:
- a CDS encoding 4-(cytidine 5'-diphospho)-2-C-methyl-D-erythritol kinase — protein MKGQNGKILGSAQSIELKARAKINLSLDVTGKRQDGYHNIKTIMQTIELYDRVIISVAEKGIEVKCDCGKVPPGKGNIAYKAAELFIERYGIDRGVKIIIEKNIPVASGLAGGSADAAAVIKGMDRLFECGADEEDLIYLGRNIGADVPFCIKGGTVLAEGIGDVLTELVQLPRTYILIVSPDIEVSTRWVYESLNIRKISKRPDMELLLESIRKGRIDLLAKNMVNVLETVTASKYTVINIIKEKLKELGALGSIMSGSGPSVFGIFTDKQTADKAYKMLMYNGWNVFTTETF, from the coding sequence ATGAAAGGACAAAATGGGAAGATTTTAGGAAGTGCCCAATCCATTGAGCTCAAGGCCAGGGCCAAAATCAACTTATCTCTTGACGTAACAGGCAAAAGGCAGGATGGGTATCATAATATAAAAACAATAATGCAAACAATTGAACTTTACGACAGAGTAATAATAAGTGTTGCAGAAAAAGGTATTGAAGTTAAATGTGATTGCGGCAAGGTACCTCCAGGCAAGGGAAATATCGCATATAAAGCTGCAGAATTATTTATTGAGAGGTATGGAATTGATAGAGGTGTAAAGATAATAATTGAGAAAAATATTCCTGTAGCTTCCGGGCTTGCAGGCGGGAGTGCTGATGCCGCCGCTGTGATAAAGGGAATGGACAGGCTTTTTGAGTGTGGGGCAGATGAAGAAGATTTAATTTATCTAGGACGTAATATAGGAGCAGATGTACCTTTCTGTATAAAAGGTGGTACCGTGCTTGCAGAAGGAATAGGGGATGTTTTAACAGAACTTGTACAGCTGCCTCGGACTTATATTTTAATTGTTTCACCGGATATAGAGGTTTCTACGCGATGGGTATACGAAAGCCTTAATATAAGAAAAATAAGTAAAAGACCTGATATGGAACTGCTTTTAGAATCTATTAGAAAAGGAAGGATTGACTTATTGGCAAAAAATATGGTAAATGTATTGGAAACTGTTACTGCAAGCAAGTATACAGTAATTAATATTATAAAAGAAAAACTAAAAGAATTGGGTGCCTTGGGAAGTATTATGAGCGGCAGCGGGCCCTCTGTATTTGGGATATTTACAGACAAACAGACGGCAGATAAAGCTTATAAAATGCTTATGTACAATGGATGGAATGTTTTTACTACAGAAACATTTTGA